A single genomic interval of Malania oleifera isolate guangnan ecotype guangnan chromosome 11, ASM2987363v1, whole genome shotgun sequence harbors:
- the LOC131168528 gene encoding E3 ubiquitin-protein ligase UPL4 isoform X1, producing the protein MGNRGQKRAEMVDELPADKRACSSLEFRPSSSNSSVQMHVSALNSIPEAHDDDMDTSSSASASGRSDGEGDRDSAYGSCDSDEMGDGEQRHNLREYQRRRSFGDHGRFKKVLSSLSNEVEPWGQLAALTELCEMLSFCTESSLSSMTADSLSPALVKLAKHESCPDIMLLSIRAITYLCDVHPRSSVFLVRHDAVPALCQRLIAIEYLDVAEQCLQALEKISRDQPLVCLQSGAIMAVLNYIDFFSTSVQRVALSVVSNICKKLPSECPAPFMEAVPILCNLLQYEDRQLVESVASCLIKVVEQVNRSSEMLDELCKHGLIHQAAHLIDLSSRITLCQPIYTGLIGLLVKLASSSIVAVKTLFDLNISRILKDILSSYYVTHGVPPSHIIDGHYSQVQEVLKLLNELLPPLAIDQDVQFLSDKKSFMVNRPDLLFKFGTDILPMLIEIVNSGANLYVCYGCLSIINKLIYFSKPDMLLELLKSTNISSFLAGVFTRKDHHVVNLALQIAETILQKLSDTYSNSFVKEGVLFAVDALLMPEKCSLLIFPVISGIQLPFDSGHKSSVKEIQRCLCYAFDTGQFPLASGPGTCKLEKDSVCNLAKQIRTTYFASQLDDFDKGLTDILQKLRAFSSALTDLVNMSINNDASAQHEEFCGILHQIMVKINGKEPISTFEFIESGIVKALVNYLSNGMYLKEKVDRQAVSSHAQVIEKRFQVFVRLFLSMPNSLSEDLPLSSLIRRLQSALSSVENFSVILSHSYKQKNSYATVPNACCITRPCFKVRFLSGEGETHLCDYYCEDILTVDPLSSLDAIERFLWPKVTTKRNERIKSAALAMGQTNRQTPQFSSHMSYVPEKSPDHMEPNGSSVLPEVQQEDEENLTHSAHEEVINIKQNTPAETTSLGETHAEAEENLTHSAHEEINIKQTAPAETTSLGEIHAASAEEETQETHVSLAADSSIETEDSTFSNSEDALPKLLFYLEGQQVDRASTLYQAIIQKQVNAEHEFIAGAKLWNQVYTITYRRAKEPKQGQTHQNHLSSKNLSVSDKIEKIWQNAPFYPGLFVSELESNLEKTSPTYHILLLLKSMEAMNKFALRLMSREKTCAFAEGRLDNLDGLKVALNAVPQIEFVNTKLTEKLEQQMRDPLSMSIGGMPLWCSQLMISCPFLFGFEARCKFFRLAAFGSLKAQPHPSSQGHSHGPGDRRPNASSLPRKKFLVCRNRILGSAAQMMNLHACEKAVLEVEYNDEVGTGLGPTLEFYTLVSNEFQKIGLGMWREDHSSSVYKKSLDAEDLGIVASPLGLFPRPWSSTVDTSNGVQFSEVIKNFVLLGQVVAKAVQDGRVMDLPFSKAFYKLILGQELCVYDILSFDPELGKTLLEFQALVDRKRFLDSSLKDGTTHKLDSHFRDTTLEDLFLDFSLPGYPDYILDSGPDHRMVNISNLGEYVSLIVDATINSGISRQLEAFKSGFNQVFPIKHLQIFTEEELEHLLCGEHDSWVFSNELLEHIKFDHGYTASSPPIVSLLEIIQEFDSEQRRAFLQFVTGAPRLPPGGLASLNPKLTIVRKHCSKREETDLPSVMTCANYLKLPAYSSKEKMREKLIYAITEGQGAFHLS; encoded by the exons ATGGGAAATCGTGGCCAAAAACGAGCCGAAATGGTTGATGAATTGCCAGCAGATAAGCGAGCATGCAGTTCATTGGAGTTCAGACCTAGTTCATCAAATTCGTCAGTCCAAATGCATGTGAGTGCTTTGAATTCAATCCCTGAAGCTCATGATGACGACATGGACACTTCCTCATCCGCTTCGGCATCAGGCCGATCTGATGGTGAAGGTGATAGGGATTCTGCATATGGCTCTTGTGATTCTGATGAAATGGGTGATGGAGAACAGAGACACAATCTTCGTGAGTATCAACGGAGGAGATCTTTTGGTGATCATGGGAGATTCAAAAAAGTCTTATCAAGCTTGAGCAACGAGGTTGAGCCTTGGGGCCAATTAGCTGCGCTGACTGAGCTATGTGAAATGTTATCTTTCTGTACGGAGAGTTCTCTTTCAAGCATGACAGCAGATTCACTGTCCCCAGCTCTTGTAAAACTGGCAAAACATGAGAGCTGTCCAGATATTATGTTATTGTCTATCAGGGCTATTACTTATTTATGTGATGTACATCCTCGATCTTCAGTTTTTCTAGTTCGACATGATGCTGTTCCTGCCTTATGTCAAAGACTAATAGCTATTGAGTACTTGGATGTTGCTGAACAG TGTTTGCAAGCATTGGAGAAAATATCAAGGGATCAGCCACTTGTGTGCCTACAATCTGGTGCAATTATGGCTGTTCTAAATTATATTGACTTCTTCTCGACAAGTGTGCAG AGAGTTGCACTCTCAGTTGTATCAAACATATGTAAGAAACTCCCATCTGAATGCCCTGCACCCTTCATGGAGGCAGTTCCAATATTGTGCAATCTTCTTCAATATGAAGATCGTCAG CTTGTTGAGAGTGTGGCTAGTTGCTTGATAAAAGTCGTGGAGCAAGTTAATCGGTCTTCTGAGATGCTGGACGAGCTTTGTAAGCATGGTCTGATTCATCAAGCTGCACATCTCATAGACTTGAGTAGTCGAATCACTCTATGTCAACCAATTTACACT GGTCTAATAGGGCTGCTTGTTAAACTTGCTTCTAGTTCAATTGTAGCTGTCAAGACTCTCTTTGACCTTAATATAAGCCGCATATTGAAGGATATCTTATCATCCTATTATGTCACACATGGAGTGCCGCCATCTCATATAATTGATGGACACTACAGTCAG GTGCAGGAAGTTCTGAAGTTGCTGAATGAGCTTCTTCCTCCTTTGGCAATAGATCAGGATGTTCAGTTTTTGTCAGACAAGAAATCTTTTATGGTAAATCGGCCCGATCTTCTTTTTAAGTTTGGGACAGATATTTTGCCTATGTTGATTGAG ATTGTTAATTCTGGTGCAAATTTATATGTTTGCTATGGCTGCCTATCTATTATTAACAAGTTGATTTATTTCAGCAAACCTGACATGCTTCTTGAATTACTCAAGAGCACCAACATTTCAAG TTTTTTGGCTGGAGTATTCACTCGAAAGGATCACCATGTGGTAAATTTAGCCCTACAAATTGCTGAGACAATCCTGCAAAAGCTTTCTGATACATATTCGAACTCTTTTGTGAAGGAAGGTGTATTGTTTGCTGTTGATGCCCTTTTAATGCCAGAAAAATGTTCACTGTTAATTTTTCCTGTTATTAGTGGCATCCAACTACCATTTGACTCAGGTCACAAGTCTTCTGTGAAGGAAATCCAGAGATGCTTATGTTATGCTTTTGATACTGGCCAATTTCCTTTGGCTTCAGGCCCAGGAACTTGCAAACTTGAAAAAGATTCTGTTTGTAATCTTGCGAAGCAAATAAGAACCACTTACTTTGCCTCTCAATTAGATGATTTTGACAAAGGACTAACTGATATTCTTCAGAAGCTCAGAGCCTTTTCTTCTGCATTAACTGATCTGGTCAACATGTCAATTAATAATGATGCTTCCGCTCAGCATGAAGAGTTTTGTGGTATATTGCACCAAATCATGgtaaagattaatggaaaagaaCCTATTTCCACCTTTGAATTTATAGAAAGTGGAATTGTGAAAGCATTAGTCAATTACCTGTCAAATGGCATGTATCTGAAAGAAAAAGTAGATCGTCAAGCTGTCTCAAGTCATGCTCAGGTGATTGAAAAAAGATTTCAGGTGTTTGTAAGACTATTTTTATCTATGCCTAACTCCCTATCTGAGGACTTGCCTCTATCATCGTTAATACGGAGATTACAAAGTGCATTGTCTTCTGTGGAGAATTTTTCTGTTATTTTGAGTCATTCATACAAGCAAAAAAACTCTTATGCTACTGTTCCAAATGCATGTTGCATAACACGTCCGTGTTTTAAAGTTCGTTTCTTGAGTGGGGAGGGGGAGACACACCTATGTGATTATTATTGTGAGGACATTCTGACAGTGGACCCTTTATCATCATTGGATGCCATTGAAAGATTTTTGTGGCCTAAAGTTACTACAAAAAGAAACGAACGCATAAAATCGGCTGCTCTAGCTATGGGCCAAACAAATAGACAAACTCCTCAATTTTCATCACATATGAGTTATGTTCCAGAAAAAAGTCCTGATCATATGGAGCCCAACGGATCCTCTGTTTTGCCTGAAGTGCAGCAG GAGGATGAGGAAAATTTAACCCATTCTGCACATGAAGAAGTAATCAATATAAAGCAGAACACTCCTGCTGAAACTACATCTTTGGGTGAAACTCATGCT GAAGCTGAGGAAAATCTAACCCATTCTGCACATGAAGAAATCAATATAAAGCAGACCGCTCCTGCTGAAACTACATCTTTGGGTGAAATTCATGCT GCCTCTGCAGAAGAAGAAACTCAAGAAACCCATGTGTCTTTGGCGGCTGATTCTAGCATAGAGACTGAGGACTCTACATTCAGCAACAGTGAAGATGCTTTGCCAAAATTGTTATTTTACCTTGAAGGCCAACAGGTCGATCGAGCATCAACACTGTACCAAGCCATTATCCAGAAACAAGTGAATGCTGAACATGAATTTATTGCTGGTGCAAAATTATGGAATCAAGTATACACAATAACATATAGAAGAGCTAAGGAACCTAAACAGGGCCAAACACACCAAAATCATCTTAGTTCAAAAAATTTATCTGTATcagataaaattgagaaaatttggCAGAATGCTCCATTTTATCCTGGTCTGTTTGTTTCTGAACTCGAATCCAACTTGGAGAAGACAAGCCCAACTTACCATATCTTGCTTCTGCTTAAAAGTATGGAAGCCATGAACAAGTTTGCGCTTCGTCTGATGTCTCGTGAAAAAACATGTGCTTTTGCTGAAGGGAGACTCGATAACTTGGATGGTTTGAAGGTAGCACTTAATGCAGTTCCACAAATTGAGTTTGTAAACACTAAATTGACCGAAAAGCTTGAACAGCAGATGCGAGACCCTCTGTCCATGTCCATTGGTGGCATGCCTTTGTGGTGTAGTCAGTTGATGATTTCATGTCCATTTTTATTTGGTTTTGAAGCTAGATGTAAGTTCTTCCGACTGGCAGCATTTGGTTCACTTAAAGCCCAACCTCATCCATCATCTCAAGGTCATTCTCATGGCCCTGGTGATAGACGACCAAATGCTAGCAGTTTGCCTCGGAAAAAATTTTTAGTTTGCCGGAATCGCATTCTTGGCTCTGCAGCCCAAATGATGAACCTGCATGCTTGTGAAAAAGCTGTTCTTGAAGTGGAGTATAACGATGAAGTTGGCACAGGGCTTGGTCCAACATTGGAATTCTATACCCTGGTGAGTAATGAGTTTCAGAAGATTGGTCTGGGCATGTGGAGAGAAGATCATAGTTCATCTGTCTATAAGAAAAGCTTGGATGCTGAAGATCTTGGAATTGTGGCATCACCTTTGGGACTTTTTCCTCGTCCATGGTCATCTACAGTGGATACATCCAATGGGGTACAGTTCTCTGAAGTgattaaaaattttgtcctcctGGGACAGGTTGTTGCAAAGGCTGTTCAAGATGGGAGGGTCATGGACCTGCccttctccaaagcattttataAGCTTATTCTTGGGCAG GAACTGTGTGTGTATGATATCCTGTCATTTGATCCTGAGCTTGGTAAGACTCTTCTAGAGTTTCAGGCTCTTGTTGATAGAAAGAGATTCTTGGATTCATCTCTTAAAGATGGCACAACGCACAAACTTGACTCGCACTTTCGGGATACAACACTTGAGGATCTTTTCCTTGATTTTTCTCTTCCTGGATATCCTGATTATATTCTTGATTCTGGCCCAGATCATAGAATG GTGAACATCAGTAACTTGGGGGAATATGTTTCTCTTATTGTGGATGCAACTATAAATTCCGGAATTTCTAGACAACTGGAGGCTTTCAAATCTGGATTTAACCAG GTTTTCCCAATTAAGCATCTTCAGATTTTCACGGAAGAAGAACTAGAGCATTTACTCTGCGGAGAACATGATTCCTGGGTT TTTTCcaatgaattgttggagcatatTAAGTTTGATCATGGATACACAGCAAGCAGTCCCCCTATTGTTAGT CTTCTTGAAATCATACAAGAATTTGACAGTGAACAGCGGCGAGCATTCCTGCAGTTTGTGACTGGGGCACCTCGGCTTCCTCCAGGAGGCTTGGCATCTCTCAATCCAAAACTAACAATAGTTCGCAAG CACTGCAGCAAACGGGAGGAGACAGACCTGCCCAGTGTAATGACTTGTGCAAATTACCTGAAGCTGCCTGCGTACTCATCAAAA GAAAAGATGAGAGAGAAGCTCATATATGCCATAACAGAAGGACAAGGGGCGTTCCACCTTTCTTAG
- the LOC131168528 gene encoding E3 ubiquitin-protein ligase UPL4 isoform X2 — translation MGNRGQKRAEMVDELPADKRACSSLEFRPSSSNSSVQMHVSALNSIPEAHDDDMDTSSSASASGRSDGEGDRDSAYGSCDSDEMGDGEQRHNLREYQRRRSFGDHGRFKKVLSSLSNEVEPWGQLAALTELCEMLSFCTESSLSSMTADSLSPALVKLAKHESCPDIMLLSIRAITYLCDVHPRSSVFLVRHDAVPALCQRLIAIEYLDVAEQCLQALEKISRDQPLVCLQSGAIMAVLNYIDFFSTSVQRVALSVVSNICKKLPSECPAPFMEAVPILCNLLQYEDRQLVESVASCLIKVVEQVNRSSEMLDELCKHGLIHQAAHLIDLSSRITLCQPIYTGLIGLLVKLASSSIVAVKTLFDLNISRILKDILSSYYVTHGVPPSHIIDGHYSQVQEVLKLLNELLPPLAIDQDVQFLSDKKSFMVNRPDLLFKFGTDILPMLIEIVNSGANLYVCYGCLSIINKLIYFSKPDMLLELLKSTNISSFLAGVFTRKDHHVVNLALQIAETILQKLSDTYSNSFVKEGVLFAVDALLMPEKCSLLIFPVISGIQLPFDSGHKSSVKEIQRCLCYAFDTGQFPLASGPGTCKLEKDSVCNLAKQIRTTYFASQLDDFDKGLTDILQKLRAFSSALTDLVNMSINNDASAQHEEFCGILHQIMVKINGKEPISTFEFIESGIVKALVNYLSNGMYLKEKVDRQAVSSHAQVIEKRFQVFVRLFLSMPNSLSEDLPLSSLIRRLQSALSSVENFSVILSHSYKQKNSYATVPNACCITRPCFKVRFLSGEGETHLCDYYCEDILTVDPLSSLDAIERFLWPKVTTKRNERIKSAALAMGQTNRQTPQFSSHMSYVPEKSPDHMEPNGSSVLPEVQQEDEENLTHSAHEEVINIKQNTPAETTSLGETHAEAEENLTHSAHEEINIKQTAPAETTSLGEIHAASAEEETQETHVSLAADSSIETEDSTFSNSEDALPKLLFYLEGQQVDRASTLYQAIIQKQVNAEHEFIAGAKLWNQVYTITYRRAKEPKQGQTHQNHLSSKNLSVSDKIEKIWQNAPFYPGLFVSELESNLEKTSPTYHILLLLKSMEAMNKFALRLMSREKTCAFAEGRLDNLDGLKVALNAVPQIEFVNTKLTEKLEQQMRDPLSMSIGGMPLWCSQLMISCPFLFGFEARCKFFRLAAFGSLKAQPHPSSQGHSHGPGDRRPNASSLPRKKFLVCRNRILGSAAQMMNLHACEKAVLEVEYNDEVGTGLGPTLEFYTLVSNEFQKIGLGMWREDHSSSVYKKSLDAEDLGIVASPLGLFPRPWSSTVDTSNGVQFSEVIKNFVLLGQVVAKAVQDGRVMDLPFSKAFYKLILGQELCVYDILSFDPELGKTLLEFQALVDRKRFLDSSLKDGTTHKLDSHFRDTTLEDLFLDFSLPGYPDYILDSGPDHRMVNISNLGEYVSLIVDATINSGISRQLEAFKSGFNQVFPIKHLQIFTEEELEHLLCGEHDSWFSNELLEHIKFDHGYTASSPPIVSLLEIIQEFDSEQRRAFLQFVTGAPRLPPGGLASLNPKLTIVRKHCSKREETDLPSVMTCANYLKLPAYSSKEKMREKLIYAITEGQGAFHLS, via the exons ATGGGAAATCGTGGCCAAAAACGAGCCGAAATGGTTGATGAATTGCCAGCAGATAAGCGAGCATGCAGTTCATTGGAGTTCAGACCTAGTTCATCAAATTCGTCAGTCCAAATGCATGTGAGTGCTTTGAATTCAATCCCTGAAGCTCATGATGACGACATGGACACTTCCTCATCCGCTTCGGCATCAGGCCGATCTGATGGTGAAGGTGATAGGGATTCTGCATATGGCTCTTGTGATTCTGATGAAATGGGTGATGGAGAACAGAGACACAATCTTCGTGAGTATCAACGGAGGAGATCTTTTGGTGATCATGGGAGATTCAAAAAAGTCTTATCAAGCTTGAGCAACGAGGTTGAGCCTTGGGGCCAATTAGCTGCGCTGACTGAGCTATGTGAAATGTTATCTTTCTGTACGGAGAGTTCTCTTTCAAGCATGACAGCAGATTCACTGTCCCCAGCTCTTGTAAAACTGGCAAAACATGAGAGCTGTCCAGATATTATGTTATTGTCTATCAGGGCTATTACTTATTTATGTGATGTACATCCTCGATCTTCAGTTTTTCTAGTTCGACATGATGCTGTTCCTGCCTTATGTCAAAGACTAATAGCTATTGAGTACTTGGATGTTGCTGAACAG TGTTTGCAAGCATTGGAGAAAATATCAAGGGATCAGCCACTTGTGTGCCTACAATCTGGTGCAATTATGGCTGTTCTAAATTATATTGACTTCTTCTCGACAAGTGTGCAG AGAGTTGCACTCTCAGTTGTATCAAACATATGTAAGAAACTCCCATCTGAATGCCCTGCACCCTTCATGGAGGCAGTTCCAATATTGTGCAATCTTCTTCAATATGAAGATCGTCAG CTTGTTGAGAGTGTGGCTAGTTGCTTGATAAAAGTCGTGGAGCAAGTTAATCGGTCTTCTGAGATGCTGGACGAGCTTTGTAAGCATGGTCTGATTCATCAAGCTGCACATCTCATAGACTTGAGTAGTCGAATCACTCTATGTCAACCAATTTACACT GGTCTAATAGGGCTGCTTGTTAAACTTGCTTCTAGTTCAATTGTAGCTGTCAAGACTCTCTTTGACCTTAATATAAGCCGCATATTGAAGGATATCTTATCATCCTATTATGTCACACATGGAGTGCCGCCATCTCATATAATTGATGGACACTACAGTCAG GTGCAGGAAGTTCTGAAGTTGCTGAATGAGCTTCTTCCTCCTTTGGCAATAGATCAGGATGTTCAGTTTTTGTCAGACAAGAAATCTTTTATGGTAAATCGGCCCGATCTTCTTTTTAAGTTTGGGACAGATATTTTGCCTATGTTGATTGAG ATTGTTAATTCTGGTGCAAATTTATATGTTTGCTATGGCTGCCTATCTATTATTAACAAGTTGATTTATTTCAGCAAACCTGACATGCTTCTTGAATTACTCAAGAGCACCAACATTTCAAG TTTTTTGGCTGGAGTATTCACTCGAAAGGATCACCATGTGGTAAATTTAGCCCTACAAATTGCTGAGACAATCCTGCAAAAGCTTTCTGATACATATTCGAACTCTTTTGTGAAGGAAGGTGTATTGTTTGCTGTTGATGCCCTTTTAATGCCAGAAAAATGTTCACTGTTAATTTTTCCTGTTATTAGTGGCATCCAACTACCATTTGACTCAGGTCACAAGTCTTCTGTGAAGGAAATCCAGAGATGCTTATGTTATGCTTTTGATACTGGCCAATTTCCTTTGGCTTCAGGCCCAGGAACTTGCAAACTTGAAAAAGATTCTGTTTGTAATCTTGCGAAGCAAATAAGAACCACTTACTTTGCCTCTCAATTAGATGATTTTGACAAAGGACTAACTGATATTCTTCAGAAGCTCAGAGCCTTTTCTTCTGCATTAACTGATCTGGTCAACATGTCAATTAATAATGATGCTTCCGCTCAGCATGAAGAGTTTTGTGGTATATTGCACCAAATCATGgtaaagattaatggaaaagaaCCTATTTCCACCTTTGAATTTATAGAAAGTGGAATTGTGAAAGCATTAGTCAATTACCTGTCAAATGGCATGTATCTGAAAGAAAAAGTAGATCGTCAAGCTGTCTCAAGTCATGCTCAGGTGATTGAAAAAAGATTTCAGGTGTTTGTAAGACTATTTTTATCTATGCCTAACTCCCTATCTGAGGACTTGCCTCTATCATCGTTAATACGGAGATTACAAAGTGCATTGTCTTCTGTGGAGAATTTTTCTGTTATTTTGAGTCATTCATACAAGCAAAAAAACTCTTATGCTACTGTTCCAAATGCATGTTGCATAACACGTCCGTGTTTTAAAGTTCGTTTCTTGAGTGGGGAGGGGGAGACACACCTATGTGATTATTATTGTGAGGACATTCTGACAGTGGACCCTTTATCATCATTGGATGCCATTGAAAGATTTTTGTGGCCTAAAGTTACTACAAAAAGAAACGAACGCATAAAATCGGCTGCTCTAGCTATGGGCCAAACAAATAGACAAACTCCTCAATTTTCATCACATATGAGTTATGTTCCAGAAAAAAGTCCTGATCATATGGAGCCCAACGGATCCTCTGTTTTGCCTGAAGTGCAGCAG GAGGATGAGGAAAATTTAACCCATTCTGCACATGAAGAAGTAATCAATATAAAGCAGAACACTCCTGCTGAAACTACATCTTTGGGTGAAACTCATGCT GAAGCTGAGGAAAATCTAACCCATTCTGCACATGAAGAAATCAATATAAAGCAGACCGCTCCTGCTGAAACTACATCTTTGGGTGAAATTCATGCT GCCTCTGCAGAAGAAGAAACTCAAGAAACCCATGTGTCTTTGGCGGCTGATTCTAGCATAGAGACTGAGGACTCTACATTCAGCAACAGTGAAGATGCTTTGCCAAAATTGTTATTTTACCTTGAAGGCCAACAGGTCGATCGAGCATCAACACTGTACCAAGCCATTATCCAGAAACAAGTGAATGCTGAACATGAATTTATTGCTGGTGCAAAATTATGGAATCAAGTATACACAATAACATATAGAAGAGCTAAGGAACCTAAACAGGGCCAAACACACCAAAATCATCTTAGTTCAAAAAATTTATCTGTATcagataaaattgagaaaatttggCAGAATGCTCCATTTTATCCTGGTCTGTTTGTTTCTGAACTCGAATCCAACTTGGAGAAGACAAGCCCAACTTACCATATCTTGCTTCTGCTTAAAAGTATGGAAGCCATGAACAAGTTTGCGCTTCGTCTGATGTCTCGTGAAAAAACATGTGCTTTTGCTGAAGGGAGACTCGATAACTTGGATGGTTTGAAGGTAGCACTTAATGCAGTTCCACAAATTGAGTTTGTAAACACTAAATTGACCGAAAAGCTTGAACAGCAGATGCGAGACCCTCTGTCCATGTCCATTGGTGGCATGCCTTTGTGGTGTAGTCAGTTGATGATTTCATGTCCATTTTTATTTGGTTTTGAAGCTAGATGTAAGTTCTTCCGACTGGCAGCATTTGGTTCACTTAAAGCCCAACCTCATCCATCATCTCAAGGTCATTCTCATGGCCCTGGTGATAGACGACCAAATGCTAGCAGTTTGCCTCGGAAAAAATTTTTAGTTTGCCGGAATCGCATTCTTGGCTCTGCAGCCCAAATGATGAACCTGCATGCTTGTGAAAAAGCTGTTCTTGAAGTGGAGTATAACGATGAAGTTGGCACAGGGCTTGGTCCAACATTGGAATTCTATACCCTGGTGAGTAATGAGTTTCAGAAGATTGGTCTGGGCATGTGGAGAGAAGATCATAGTTCATCTGTCTATAAGAAAAGCTTGGATGCTGAAGATCTTGGAATTGTGGCATCACCTTTGGGACTTTTTCCTCGTCCATGGTCATCTACAGTGGATACATCCAATGGGGTACAGTTCTCTGAAGTgattaaaaattttgtcctcctGGGACAGGTTGTTGCAAAGGCTGTTCAAGATGGGAGGGTCATGGACCTGCccttctccaaagcattttataAGCTTATTCTTGGGCAG GAACTGTGTGTGTATGATATCCTGTCATTTGATCCTGAGCTTGGTAAGACTCTTCTAGAGTTTCAGGCTCTTGTTGATAGAAAGAGATTCTTGGATTCATCTCTTAAAGATGGCACAACGCACAAACTTGACTCGCACTTTCGGGATACAACACTTGAGGATCTTTTCCTTGATTTTTCTCTTCCTGGATATCCTGATTATATTCTTGATTCTGGCCCAGATCATAGAATG GTGAACATCAGTAACTTGGGGGAATATGTTTCTCTTATTGTGGATGCAACTATAAATTCCGGAATTTCTAGACAACTGGAGGCTTTCAAATCTGGATTTAACCAG GTTTTCCCAATTAAGCATCTTCAGATTTTCACGGAAGAAGAACTAGAGCATTTACTCTGCGGAGAACATGATTCCTGG TTTTCcaatgaattgttggagcatatTAAGTTTGATCATGGATACACAGCAAGCAGTCCCCCTATTGTTAGT CTTCTTGAAATCATACAAGAATTTGACAGTGAACAGCGGCGAGCATTCCTGCAGTTTGTGACTGGGGCACCTCGGCTTCCTCCAGGAGGCTTGGCATCTCTCAATCCAAAACTAACAATAGTTCGCAAG CACTGCAGCAAACGGGAGGAGACAGACCTGCCCAGTGTAATGACTTGTGCAAATTACCTGAAGCTGCCTGCGTACTCATCAAAA GAAAAGATGAGAGAGAAGCTCATATATGCCATAACAGAAGGACAAGGGGCGTTCCACCTTTCTTAG